From a region of the Pseudanabaena sp. ABRG5-3 genome:
- a CDS encoding SAM-dependent methyltransferase, which yields MANLFRLLLMATITVSTLAACSLWEERKPLLNNSLENTPLPSVPNVNPKTIAPENLPDAPYLQSPRQVVIKMLEIAKVKPNDVVYDLGSGDGRIVITAAQKFGAKAIGIEIDPELIRESDRATKAALEETPQIRNQIKFVKQDLFKTDLRDATVITLYLSEKANLRVRSEILPKLRSGTRIVSYQYTLGDLPPTLTEKIKVGDQEHMIYLWILD from the coding sequence ATGGCAAATTTATTTCGGTTGCTTCTGATGGCTACAATTACTGTCTCAACCTTAGCCGCTTGCAGTCTTTGGGAAGAGCGCAAACCATTGCTAAATAATTCATTAGAGAATACCCCACTGCCATCCGTTCCTAATGTTAATCCTAAAACTATTGCTCCAGAAAATCTTCCCGATGCACCCTATCTCCAATCTCCCCGTCAAGTTGTGATCAAAATGCTAGAGATAGCAAAGGTGAAGCCCAATGATGTCGTTTACGATCTCGGTAGTGGTGATGGCAGAATTGTGATTACTGCCGCGCAAAAATTTGGAGCAAAGGCGATCGGGATTGAGATTGATCCTGAGCTAATTCGGGAATCTGATAGGGCAACCAAAGCAGCGCTTGAGGAAACACCACAAATTCGCAATCAAATTAAATTCGTTAAGCAAGATCTCTTCAAAACTGATTTACGTGATGCTACGGTGATTACGCTATATCTCAGCGAAAAAGCCAATCTAAGAGTAAGGTCAGAAATCTTACCTAAATTAAGGTCGGGAACGAGAATTGTATCGTATCAATATACTCTGGGAGATTTACCCCCTACTCTTACTGAAAAAATTAAAGTAGGTGATCAAGAACATATGATTTATCTATGGATTTTGGATTAG
- a CDS encoding lipid-A-disaccharide synthase-related protein: MEILCISNGHGEDIIAARICIELEKLGFSAIALPLVGVGHAYTKNNIPIVDQVTQAMPSGGFVRMDSRQLARDVKSGLVGLTRKQLGFVWKWSRESRRGKRLILAVGDIVPLLFAWLPAKFGGCDFVFVATAKSEYFWRDRRGYLPHVKKPFGGSNFFPWERTLMSSSHCKAIFVRDLLTAEILNKDFKLPAIYLGNSMMDGLEPKGIDFGIDENDWAVAILPGSRSPEAYDNWMTLMLCAQVVARTIPHNVHFLVAIAPDLDLEVIGQSIIQKGWLRIDETTFKVQNARLVLLRDGFSDCLHQCHLGLAMAGTATEQLVGLGKPVITIAGNGPQFTRKFAEEQADLLGCSVNLIDKPAQVADVLNRILQDPDYFQEVGRNGAERMGASGASASIAKYIATNI; this comes from the coding sequence GTGGAAATTTTATGTATTAGTAACGGACATGGTGAAGATATCATCGCTGCCCGTATTTGCATTGAACTAGAAAAATTAGGATTTTCAGCGATCGCCTTGCCGCTTGTGGGGGTAGGTCATGCTTATACCAAAAACAATATCCCAATTGTTGATCAAGTCACACAGGCAATGCCTTCGGGGGGATTTGTCCGCATGGATAGTCGCCAACTCGCCCGTGATGTCAAAAGTGGATTGGTGGGACTAACTCGCAAACAATTAGGCTTTGTGTGGAAGTGGTCGCGGGAATCACGCAGGGGGAAAAGGTTAATTTTGGCAGTGGGCGATATTGTGCCATTGCTATTTGCATGGCTGCCCGCCAAATTTGGTGGTTGTGATTTTGTCTTTGTTGCCACGGCAAAATCAGAATATTTTTGGCGCGATCGCCGAGGTTATTTACCCCATGTCAAAAAACCCTTTGGGGGATCAAACTTTTTCCCTTGGGAACGCACTTTGATGAGCAGCAGTCATTGCAAAGCCATCTTTGTGCGCGACTTGCTCACTGCGGAAATTTTGAATAAGGATTTTAAATTACCTGCCATTTATCTCGGTAATTCGATGATGGATGGGCTAGAGCCAAAGGGTATTGATTTTGGTATTGACGAAAATGATTGGGCAGTGGCGATCTTACCAGGTTCGCGATCGCCCGAAGCCTACGACAACTGGATGACTCTAATGCTCTGCGCCCAAGTCGTTGCGCGGACAATTCCCCATAATGTCCATTTTTTAGTAGCGATCGCCCCAGATTTAGATCTAGAAGTGATTGGACAAAGCATCATTCAAAAAGGTTGGCTCCGCATTGATGAAACCACCTTTAAAGTCCAGAATGCACGGTTGGTTCTATTACGGGACGGATTTAGTGATTGTCTACACCAATGTCATTTGGGCTTGGCGATGGCAGGCACAGCAACGGAGCAGCTAGTCGGCTTAGGCAAGCCTGTAATTACGATCGCAGGAAATGGTCCCCAATTTACGCGCAAGTTTGCCGAGGAACAAGCAGATTTATTAGGCTGCTCTGTAAACTTGATCGATAAACCTGCACAGGTTGCCGATGTCCTCAATCGTATTTTGCAGGATCCTGACTATTTTCAAGAGGTGGGTCGCAATGGCGCAGAACGCATGGGTGCATCAGGTGCATCAGCAAGTATCGCCAAATATATTGCCACCAATATTTAG
- a CDS encoding glycoside hydrolase family 3 N-terminal domain-containing protein, producing MPIHLPDIDTLSLVEQVSQMLVVRTCGMLYDHQIQYPQWELTSKQLQTLISDYGVGGVILLGGSAAEIALKTQQMQSSAKVPLLMAADIEEGVGQRFSGATWFPPPMALQDVGIDYAEAMGRVTAEEALAIGLNWVLAPIVDVNNNPSNPVINVRAFGVTVGEVMGATRGFIAGAKQYPVLTTAKHFPGHGDTAVDSHLQTPTLTHDRARFENLEFLPFSNAIAAGVDTIMSAHVFAPNLDPQNIATLSPHILTEILRDQLGFEGIITTDALIMSGVANLNSPEAIAVQAVKAGADILLMPVDPIATIEAVCAAVESGEISRDRIKQSVQRIWKAKQKVCGIPTDLTQLGKPENLEIAKEIATKSISVHSAIPHLQSGDTSKPKANYLNLIIVDDPLTCGEFLNSRSPAVLFPKNSGYHRIITDGQMIEHLQLKQFTDIFIQMFSRGNPFRGNTNLHTKTQTLANALLASERLEAMVVYGSPYALDPFLQILPANIPWGFAYSQQPEAQTAVLQKLGFG from the coding sequence ATGCCGATCCACTTGCCTGATATTGATACGTTGAGCCTCGTTGAGCAAGTCTCGCAAATGTTGGTTGTTCGCACCTGTGGAATGCTGTATGACCATCAGATTCAATATCCACAGTGGGAATTAACAAGTAAACAACTGCAAACCCTAATCAGTGATTATGGCGTTGGTGGCGTAATTTTGTTGGGTGGCAGTGCGGCAGAAATTGCTCTTAAAACGCAGCAAATGCAGTCATCGGCAAAAGTACCTTTATTGATGGCAGCCGACATCGAAGAAGGCGTAGGACAGAGATTTAGTGGCGCGACATGGTTCCCACCACCGATGGCTTTGCAAGATGTCGGTATTGACTATGCCGAAGCAATGGGGCGTGTTACTGCCGAAGAAGCTTTGGCGATCGGGCTAAATTGGGTACTTGCGCCAATTGTCGATGTCAATAATAATCCGAGCAATCCTGTAATTAATGTGCGAGCCTTTGGCGTTACCGTTGGCGAGGTGATGGGGGCAACGAGAGGATTTATTGCGGGGGCAAAGCAATATCCTGTACTGACAACCGCAAAGCATTTCCCCGGTCATGGTGATACTGCCGTGGATTCGCATTTACAAACACCGACCTTGACTCACGATCGCGCCAGATTTGAGAATTTAGAATTTCTACCCTTTAGCAATGCGATCGCCGCAGGCGTAGATACGATCATGAGCGCCCATGTCTTCGCCCCAAATTTAGATCCGCAAAACATAGCTACCTTATCGCCGCATATTCTCACGGAGATTTTGCGCGACCAATTGGGCTTTGAGGGGATTATTACCACCGATGCCCTGATCATGTCGGGAGTTGCCAATCTAAATAGCCCTGAAGCGATCGCTGTGCAAGCAGTGAAGGCAGGCGCAGATATTTTATTGATGCCCGTCGATCCGATCGCTACGATTGAGGCAGTATGTGCCGCCGTGGAGTCTGGGGAAATTAGTCGCGATCGCATTAAGCAATCGGTGCAAAGGATCTGGAAAGCGAAACAAAAAGTATGTGGGATACCCACAGATTTAACGCAACTTGGTAAGCCTGAAAATCTGGAAATTGCCAAGGAGATTGCCACCAAATCAATTAGTGTCCATTCTGCAATTCCCCATTTGCAATCTGGTGATACTTCAAAACCAAAAGCCAATTATCTCAACCTGATCATCGTCGATGATCCGCTCACCTGTGGCGAATTTCTCAACTCGCGATCGCCTGCGGTGTTATTCCCCAAAAATAGTGGCTACCATAGAATTATTACCGATGGTCAGATGATAGAGCATCTGCAACTGAAACAATTTACCGATATATTTATCCAAATGTTTAGTCGTGGCAATCCATTTCGCGGCAACACCAATCTACACACCAAAACACAGACCTTAGCCAATGCACTCCTAGCAAGCGAAAGATTAGAAGCAATGGTTGTCTATGGTAGTCCCTATGCCCTCGATCCATTTCTGCAAATTTTGCCAGCCAATATTCCTTGGGGTTTTGCCTATAGCCAACAGCCAGAGGCTCAGACAGCAGTTTTACAAAAATTAGGGTTTGGATAA
- a CDS encoding phosphoribosylanthranilate isomerase yields the protein MKDCACMYIKICGLTKIDQAQAIAQMGVNAIGFICVSSSPRYITTSAIAQITTSLIPDYPTLDLIGVFLNASAEEICQTVEQGGLNGVQLHGDESPEFCREVRSHLDQLKPNIKSNIKLIKALRVKDQAGLEQAQRYSDVVDVILLDAYDPQMAGGTGKTIDWQMLRDFRPQCDWWLAGGLSPENVEQAIALVCPSGLDVSSGVERSAGDKDLSKVQEFVRKLVRPSPLAPLPKGEKGTKN from the coding sequence ATGAAAGATTGTGCTTGTATGTATATCAAAATTTGCGGGCTTACGAAAATCGATCAGGCTCAGGCGATCGCCCAAATGGGAGTTAACGCAATTGGTTTTATATGTGTCTCGTCCTCACCACGATATATCACTACCTCCGCGATCGCCCAGATTACAACTAGCCTAATACCTGATTATCCTACGCTTGATCTGATTGGGGTATTTCTCAACGCTAGCGCCGAAGAAATTTGCCAAACCGTAGAGCAGGGGGGACTTAATGGCGTACAACTCCATGGCGATGAATCACCAGAGTTTTGTCGTGAGGTGCGATCGCATCTCGATCAACTGAAGCCAAATATCAAATCAAACATAAAACTTATCAAAGCCCTCCGAGTTAAAGATCAAGCAGGCTTAGAGCAGGCTCAACGGTATAGTGATGTGGTTGATGTGATTTTACTCGATGCCTACGATCCACAAATGGCGGGAGGCACGGGTAAAACCATTGATTGGCAAATGTTGCGCGATTTTCGTCCCCAATGTGACTGGTGGTTAGCGGGAGGGCTATCTCCAGAAAATGTCGAACAAGCGATCGCGCTGGTATGCCCAAGTGGTTTAGACGTATCAAGTGGGGTAGAACGTTCCGCAGGAGACAAAGATCTATCTAAAGTTCAGGAATTTGTGCGGAAGTTGGTAAGACCCTCACCCCTAGCCCCTCTCCCAAAAGGGGAGAAGGGAACAAAAAATTAG
- the obgE gene encoding GTPase ObgE, with protein sequence MHFIDRVTIQVKSGNGGDGLVAFRREKYVPAGGPAGGNGGNGGSVILQATTDLQTLLDFRFENIFKAEDGERGGPSNMTGKRGSDRIIKVPLGTVVMNEETGEVLGDLTDTEQTLVVARGGKGGLGNKYFLSNQNRAPDYALPGLPGEELTLYLELKLIAEVGIIGLPNAGKSTLISVVSAARPKIADYPFTTLVPNLGVVSKPSGDGIVFADIPGLIEGAAEGIGLGHDFLRHVERTKLLIHLIDVTQDDPLTAYHTIQEELAAYGHGLDEKPQILALNKIDAMLPEDVEEIASQFDIPILAISAASKKGLDKLLQSVWKLLEQFDQDNP encoded by the coding sequence ATGCATTTTATCGATCGCGTTACGATACAAGTAAAGTCAGGAAATGGTGGAGATGGACTAGTTGCCTTTCGCCGTGAGAAATATGTACCTGCGGGTGGTCCTGCGGGTGGTAATGGTGGCAATGGTGGCTCGGTGATTTTACAGGCAACTACCGATCTGCAAACCCTTCTAGACTTTCGCTTCGAGAATATTTTTAAAGCGGAAGATGGCGAACGTGGCGGACCTAGTAACATGACGGGCAAACGCGGCAGCGATCGCATTATCAAAGTGCCATTGGGTACGGTGGTGATGAATGAGGAAACAGGTGAGGTTTTGGGTGATCTCACGGATACTGAGCAAACCTTGGTAGTAGCTAGAGGTGGTAAGGGGGGCTTAGGTAATAAATATTTCTTGAGCAATCAAAATCGCGCCCCTGACTATGCTCTCCCCGGCTTACCAGGGGAAGAGCTGACACTGTATTTAGAACTAAAACTTATTGCCGAAGTGGGGATCATTGGCTTACCCAATGCAGGTAAATCGACTCTGATCTCAGTCGTCTCAGCAGCACGTCCCAAAATTGCCGATTATCCTTTCACTACATTAGTCCCCAATTTGGGCGTAGTGTCCAAGCCGTCAGGTGATGGCATCGTCTTTGCGGATATTCCCGGACTTATTGAAGGAGCTGCCGAGGGCATTGGTTTAGGACATGATTTCCTACGCCATGTGGAACGTACTAAGCTGTTGATTCATCTTATTGATGTGACTCAAGATGATCCCCTTACTGCTTATCACACAATCCAAGAAGAGTTAGCTGCCTATGGTCATGGCTTAGATGAAAAGCCCCAGATTCTGGCTCTCAATAAAATTGATGCAATGTTGCCTGAAGATGTGGAGGAAATTGCGTCACAGTTTGATATCCCGATTCTTGCGATTTCGGCTGCCTCAAAAAAAGGACTAGACAAGCTCTTGCAATCAGTCTGGAAACTGTTGGAGCAATTCGATCAAGACAATCCTTAG
- a CDS encoding cation diffusion facilitator family transporter: MPHQHSHKHHDHSHSGHSHSHHGHAHPAPANYSQAFIIGFILNVGFVVTEFGFGFFSNSVSLIADAAHNLSDVLGLVISWVAILVSRRKPSSRYTYGWRKSSILATFLNAIFLLVTTGGIVWEAIQRLLEPSSKVEGGVIIVVAAIGIVINTATALLFASGSKGDLNIRAVFLHMAADALVSLGVVLAGIAIIFTKWFWLDPIFSLVISALIIFSTWELLKDSFNLAIDGVPNDVDERAVRTYLSELDGVTGVHDLHIWNMSTVETALTAHLVMPTGHSDEFLAQISRELQQHFAIAHSTLQIETGDRNHPCVLETKCQAP; encoded by the coding sequence ATGCCGCATCAGCATTCCCATAAACACCACGATCATTCGCATAGTGGGCATAGTCACTCCCATCATGGGCACGCTCATCCTGCCCCCGCTAACTATAGTCAAGCCTTCATCATCGGCTTTATTTTGAATGTGGGGTTTGTGGTCACGGAGTTTGGATTTGGTTTCTTTTCTAACTCCGTATCACTAATTGCTGATGCTGCCCATAATCTCAGTGATGTATTAGGGCTAGTTATTTCATGGGTAGCAATTTTAGTATCGCGGCGAAAACCCTCTAGCCGCTATACCTATGGCTGGCGCAAGTCATCGATTTTAGCGACTTTTCTCAATGCCATTTTTTTACTAGTCACCACTGGGGGGATTGTCTGGGAAGCAATTCAGCGATTGTTGGAGCCATCAAGCAAAGTCGAAGGTGGCGTGATTATCGTTGTGGCGGCGATCGGTATTGTGATTAATACGGCAACGGCTCTATTGTTTGCTTCTGGCAGTAAAGGCGATTTGAACATCAGGGCTGTATTTCTGCATATGGCAGCCGATGCCTTAGTTTCGCTGGGGGTAGTCCTTGCGGGGATTGCGATTATATTTACCAAATGGTTCTGGCTCGATCCTATTTTTAGTTTAGTGATTAGCGCTCTGATTATTTTCAGTACTTGGGAGCTATTAAAAGACTCATTTAACTTAGCGATCGACGGTGTGCCGAATGATGTCGATGAGCGAGCCGTGCGGACTTATTTATCAGAACTGGATGGCGTAACTGGAGTCCATGATTTGCACATCTGGAATATGAGTACGGTGGAAACGGCTCTAACTGCACATTTGGTGATGCCCACTGGACATAGTGATGAATTTCTTGCTCAGATCAGTCGAGAGTTACAACAGCATTTTGCGATCGCCCATAGCACTTTGCAAATTGAAACAGGCGATCGCAATCATCCTTGTGTTCTAGAAACCAAATGTCAAGCTCCATAA
- the dacB gene encoding D-alanyl-D-alanine carboxypeptidase/D-alanyl-D-alanine-endopeptidase has protein sequence MRRNYQDSFNSLFVAIALTIPLTTTLPAPANAQLNSQSAPDRICPAQLQQEVEKIVQTPRLKPSRVGVFVQTSEAKPQILADLDGDRYFIPASNAKLFTTAIALKVLGADYHFATKLMSSNLPNPQGTLDNGLWLVGSGDPSFNSETGLKSLVTQLKDKGVKQINGGIWTKTSRKGDELVGSWEWKDLQEYYAAKVSPFTINENALNWSIRPNKIGQPAIFEWENPALAKDWLVENKSYTASDDSTLYILPDNVLSVVRPYGQKTLIISGAVSDKAEPEEGSVAIPDPEANFLRLLRKELNTQGIKVNPFTHSSPKLLPTQDLAIAYSPKLSELVTTTNKDSNNLYAELLLRALGEKFYANLLQKNLGDRFHEAVDLNGVSGGIAAIREYLASVHIDPSAVMLADGSGLSRHNLTTPRAIAQILQLVASDRDFRKSLPIANVDGTLANRFKNTVGKGVIQAKTGTFTGAIALSGYVHPQNYREVIFSIMINNSTLSTKELQQSTDAIAQLLPRLENCQ, from the coding sequence ATGAGGCGAAATTACCAAGATTCCTTCAATTCATTATTTGTAGCGATCGCCCTTACAATTCCCTTAACAACAACGCTTCCTGCCCCCGCCAATGCCCAGTTAAATTCTCAATCAGCGCCAGACCGAATTTGTCCTGCTCAATTGCAACAGGAAGTGGAAAAAATTGTCCAAACGCCCAGATTAAAACCATCTCGCGTAGGAGTATTTGTCCAAACCAGTGAGGCTAAGCCGCAAATATTAGCTGATCTTGATGGCGATCGCTATTTTATTCCCGCCTCTAACGCTAAATTATTTACCACCGCGATCGCGCTAAAAGTTCTGGGAGCAGACTACCACTTTGCGACCAAGTTGATGTCCAGCAATTTGCCCAATCCTCAAGGAACTCTAGACAATGGATTATGGCTAGTGGGATCGGGCGATCCCAGCTTTAACTCAGAGACAGGACTAAAATCCCTCGTTACCCAACTCAAAGACAAAGGGGTAAAGCAGATCAATGGTGGAATTTGGACAAAAACTTCTCGCAAGGGTGATGAACTTGTAGGTAGTTGGGAATGGAAAGATCTCCAAGAATATTACGCCGCCAAGGTATCTCCCTTCACGATTAATGAAAATGCCTTAAATTGGTCAATCCGTCCTAACAAAATTGGTCAACCCGCCATCTTTGAATGGGAAAATCCTGCATTGGCTAAAGATTGGCTGGTGGAGAACAAATCCTACACAGCCAGTGATGACTCTACTTTATACATACTGCCTGATAATGTTTTGAGCGTTGTCCGACCCTATGGGCAAAAAACACTGATCATTAGTGGTGCAGTTTCTGACAAGGCTGAGCCAGAAGAGGGTAGTGTGGCAATCCCTGATCCTGAAGCTAATTTTTTACGACTATTGCGTAAAGAACTGAACACGCAAGGAATTAAAGTCAACCCATTTACGCATAGTTCCCCAAAGCTTCTACCGACCCAAGACTTAGCGATCGCCTATTCACCAAAACTCTCAGAACTCGTCACCACAACCAATAAGGACAGCAATAATCTCTATGCCGAATTATTACTCAGAGCCTTAGGTGAAAAATTCTATGCCAACTTATTACAAAAAAACTTAGGCGATCGCTTCCATGAAGCTGTGGACTTAAACGGTGTAAGTGGGGGAATTGCTGCCATCAGGGAATATTTGGCTTCTGTGCATATCGATCCTAGTGCGGTAATGCTAGCGGATGGATCGGGACTATCACGGCACAATCTGACCACTCCTAGAGCGATCGCCCAGATCTTACAGCTCGTTGCCAGCGATCGTGATTTTCGGAAATCCTTACCCATTGCCAATGTCGATGGTACATTAGCAAATCGCTTTAAAAATACTGTGGGTAAGGGGGTGATCCAAGCTAAAACTGGCACATTTACAGGGGCGATCGCTTTATCAGGATATGTGCATCCGCAAAATTATCGCGAAGTAATTTTCAGTATTATGATCAATAACAGTACCCTTTCTACCAAAGAATTACAGCAATCCACCGATGCGATCGCCCAGCTATTACCACGACTTGAAAATTGTCAATAA
- a CDS encoding DUF4359 domain-containing protein — translation MKLQAILIGAAVVVGVMAITNPSKESYITYATEQFSETGKTSICAGENIPLAAQQSCKFVIAQGKGVIKSIVENSTKQQNYVLFSLYETDLPNKKVTTIAAFGNFVMLK, via the coding sequence ATGAAATTACAAGCAATTTTAATTGGTGCTGCTGTTGTTGTTGGCGTAATGGCTATCACCAATCCCAGTAAAGAGAGCTACATCACATATGCCACTGAGCAATTTTCGGAAACAGGGAAAACATCTATTTGTGCTGGTGAGAATATACCTCTCGCAGCTCAGCAATCCTGTAAATTTGTGATTGCTCAAGGCAAAGGCGTAATCAAGTCAATTGTTGAGAACTCCACAAAGCAGCAAAATTATGTATTGTTCAGCCTTTACGAAACAGATCTACCGAATAAAAAAGTAACGACGATCGCTGCCTTTGGTAATTTCGTCATGCTCAAATAA
- a CDS encoding GerMN domain-containing protein: MKMPVLSKGTWLGLVGAALVGGSATAVLLNGHFNNQPNPQISAPASVNQISQSPPAQRAVDGELAVYWIEASKNKLKAVPIAIKAKSNDEAIASGLNTLISEKPSESSLYSAIPANTKVLKVQAKGKEIRIDLSKDFTKGGGSASMQGRIIQVLYTATSLEPEAKVYLSVEGKALKYIGGEGLEVPQPMTRKDFALEF; this comes from the coding sequence ATGAAAATGCCAGTTTTAAGTAAAGGTACTTGGTTAGGGCTAGTTGGGGCAGCGCTAGTTGGTGGTTCGGCAACAGCAGTATTACTCAATGGTCATTTTAATAACCAACCCAATCCTCAGATATCTGCTCCCGCATCTGTAAACCAAATTAGCCAGTCCCCACCTGCACAGCGAGCCGTAGATGGCGAATTGGCTGTTTACTGGATTGAAGCTAGCAAAAATAAATTAAAGGCTGTACCGATCGCTATCAAAGCCAAAAGTAATGATGAGGCGATCGCTTCAGGGCTAAATACTTTGATATCTGAGAAACCATCGGAATCGAGCCTCTATAGTGCCATTCCCGCCAATACAAAAGTCCTAAAAGTACAGGCTAAGGGCAAAGAAATTCGGATTGACCTATCCAAGGACTTTACCAAGGGTGGCGGTTCTGCTTCGATGCAGGGCAGGATTATTCAGGTACTTTACACAGCAACTAGCTTAGAACCTGAGGCAAAGGTTTATTTATCCGTTGAAGGTAAAGCTTTAAAATATATCGGCGGCGAAGGTTTAGAAGTACCACAACCGATGACACGCAAAGATTTTGCGCTAGAGTTTTAG
- a CDS encoding 3'(2'),5'-bisphosphate nucleotidase CysQ, protein MLNLNEIMSLARPIAWGAGDILMKYYQAPQDLKITFKGVEDGNVTSADLAANDFILGQLKQTFGTENFAYLSEETEDSTDRLEHEWVWIIDPMDGTSDFIRRTNEFAVHIGLSYRQRPVLGLVATPAQDRLFQGFLGNGAYVETRDGTQQRIHVSDKIDLDKMVVVASRSHRNYQLESILHQLPKAAEIAVGSIGGKFAAIASGKADVYISVSGKSAPKDWDYCAPEIILTEAGGQLTHADLSPLSYNNLELRQWGTIVASNGHCHDQICQISQDAIAPIKK, encoded by the coding sequence ATGCTGAATTTAAACGAAATTATGTCACTGGCTCGTCCGATCGCTTGGGGTGCAGGGGACATTCTGATGAAGTATTATCAAGCGCCACAGGATTTAAAGATCACGTTTAAGGGCGTTGAAGATGGTAATGTCACCTCCGCCGATTTAGCCGCCAATGATTTCATCTTGGGGCAGTTAAAGCAAACCTTCGGTACAGAAAATTTTGCCTATCTCAGCGAAGAAACCGAAGATAGTACCGATCGCCTCGAACATGAATGGGTATGGATCATCGATCCGATGGATGGCACGAGTGACTTTATTCGTCGGACTAATGAGTTTGCCGTACATATTGGTCTGAGCTATCGTCAGCGTCCTGTACTCGGACTAGTGGCAACTCCTGCCCAAGATCGACTCTTTCAAGGTTTTCTGGGCAATGGAGCCTATGTAGAAACTAGGGACGGCACACAGCAACGCATTCATGTCTCTGACAAAATTGATCTCGACAAAATGGTCGTGGTGGCTAGTCGTAGCCATCGAAATTACCAGTTAGAAAGTATTCTCCATCAATTGCCCAAAGCAGCCGAGATCGCTGTCGGTAGTATTGGCGGTAAATTTGCGGCGATCGCTTCAGGTAAGGCGGATGTCTATATCTCTGTATCTGGTAAATCTGCCCCTAAGGACTGGGACTATTGCGCTCCTGAAATCATCTTGACTGAGGCAGGGGGACAACTTACGCACGCAGACCTATCACCACTGTCTTACAACAATCTCGAATTGCGTCAATGGGGAACCATCGTGGCTAGCAATGGACATTGTCATGATCAGATTTGTCAAATTAGCCAAGATGCGATCGCGCCAATCAAAAAGTAG